A single window of Lepeophtheirus salmonis chromosome 2, UVic_Lsal_1.4, whole genome shotgun sequence DNA harbors:
- the LOC139904691 gene encoding uncharacterized protein, translating into MICKILIISVVVALASAQDITLKAPSLAVNCGCQCSNYIFQDVRGITQGNCNSADQTGAKWCYVDRGHTCQDTRGSGRNDQFGRRRQISYEACATPNCGGGFGGGFGGGFVNNNNGFGGNPGFEGNTGFGGNPGFEGNTGFGSNGQSGVFDPSGPGGGISITNILKPRNGESSDGSDIVL; encoded by the exons atgatttgCAAAATCTTAATTATATCCGTCGTTGTGGCATTAGCATCAGCTCAAGACATTACGCTCAAAGCACCTTCCCTAGCTGTTAATTGTGGATGTCAATGTTCCAACTACATATTCCAAGATGTGAGAGGAATAACACAAGGAAACTGCAATTC AGCCGATCAAACTGGAGCTAAATGGTGCTATGTTGATCGTGGTCACACTTGTCAAGATACTAGAGGATCAGGAAGAAATGATCAATTTGGAAGACGTCGTCAAATTTCATATGAAGCCTGTGCAACTCCAAACTGTGGTGGAGGATTTGGAGGTGGATTCGGTGGCGGATTTGTCAATAACAACAACGGATTCGGAGGCAACCCTGGATTTGAGGGCAACACTGGATTCGGAGGCAACCCTGGATTCGAGGGCAACACTGGATTTGGTAGCAATGGTCAAAGCGGAGTATTTGATCCATCTGGCCCTGGCGGTGGAATTAGTATTACCAACATCTTGAAACCAAGAAATGGCGAATCTTCTGACGGCTCTGATATTGTTCTATAA